The Pseudomonas sp. HOU2 DNA window ACAGTCCTCGTCTGTCAGCGACCGCTTACGTCTCCTCAACGCCAGTTGCATTGCCGAGAGCGACAAGCGCTTATTCCAAAAACGACGGACAACCTGCGATTTCGGTATTAATTCATTGGAAATCAAACTGTTAGGCTTGCCGGTTCGCAGTTGCCCAAGAAGGCGACTGGCACAAGTCTTATCGGAGTCTTCATGAATCTGCCGCTGATCCTCAATCTGCTGGTGTTCCTCGCCCTGCTCTTCGGTCTGGCGCAAACCCGCCACACGACGTGGAGCCTGGCGAAAAAAGTCCTGCTCGCGCTGGTGCTCGGCGTAGCGTTCGGCGTCGCCCTGCACACTGTTTACGGTGCCGGCAACCCGGTACTGAAAGCCTCGATCGGCTGGTTCGATCTGGTCGGCAACGGCTACGTGCAGCTGCTGCAAATGATCGTGATCCCGCTGGTGTTCGCCTCGATCCTCAGCGCGGTGGCGCGCCTGCACAACGCCTCGTCGCTGGGCAAGATCAGCTTCCTGACCATCGGCACCCTGCTGTTCACTACCGCGATCGCGGCGCTGATCGGTATCGGCCTGACCAACCTGTTCGGCCTCACCGCCGAAGGCCTGGTCGCCGGCACGCAGGAAATGGCCCGTCTGCAAACCATTCAGACCGACTACGCCGGCAAGGTCGCCGACCTGAATGTGCCGCAGCTGCTGCTGTCGTTCATTCCGCAGAACCCGTTCGCCGATCTGGCCCGGGCCAAGCCGACCTCGATCATCAGCGTGGTGATCTTCGCTGCGTTCCTGGGGGTTGCTGCGCTGCAACTGCTCAAGGATGACGTCGAAAAAGGTCAGAAAGTGATCAACGCCATCGACACCCTGCAAGCCTGGGTGATGCGTCTGGTGCGTCTGGTGATGAAGCTGACCCCGTACGGCGTGCTGGCGCTGATGACCAAAGTGGTGGCCGGTTCCAACCTGCAGGACATCATCAAGCTCGGCAGTTTCGTCGTGGTTTCGTACCTCGGTCTGGGCCTGATGTTTGTCGTGCATGGCCTGCTGGTGTCGGCCGCCGGGATCAACCCGCTGCGTTTCTTCCGCAAGATCTGGCCGGTGCTGACGTTTGCGTTCACCAGCCGCTCCAGCGCGGCGAGCATTCCGCTGAGCATCGAAGCGCAGACCCGTCGTCTGGGGATTCCGCAGTCGATCGCCAGTTTCGCCGCCTCGTTCGGTGCGACCATCGGCCAGAACGGTTGCGCCGGCCTGTACCCGGCAATGTTGGCGGTGATGGTTGCGCCAACGGTCGGCATCAACCCGCTGGACCCGCTGTGGATCGCGACGCTGGTGGCGATTGTGACGCTGAGTTCGGCCGGTGTGGCCGGGGTCGGTGGTGGCGCGACGTTTGCCGCACTGATCGTGCTGCCGGCGATGGGTTTGCCGGTGTCACTGGTGGCGTTGCTGATTTCGGTTGAGCCGCTGATCGACATGGGTCGTACGGCGTTGAACGTGAGTGGTTCGATCACCGCCGGTGCGATTACCAGTCAGGTGATGCAGCAGACGGACAAAGAACTGCTGGATGCGGATGAGCATGCGGAGCTTGCTCAGGCCTGACAGCAACACACACTTGTGGTGAGGGAGCTTGCTCCCGCTGGGTTGCGAAGCGACCCCAACATCTTGGGCCTGCTGCGCAGGCCAGCGGGAGCAAGCTCCCTCGCCACAGGTTAATCAAGCCTTTTCCCAGACTTCAAAGTTGTACGCAGGCTTGTCGCCCTCAGCCGGATTCGGCACGTTCGACACCAGCTTCCACTGGTTCAGATCGAACTCCGGAAACCACGCATCGCCTTCCGGGCTAAGCGCCACACGGGTCAGATACAGACGATCGGCCTGCGCCAGCCCTTGCGCATACAACTGCGCGCCGCCAATCAGCATCAACTCATCGACGCCCTGCGCTTTCGCCCACTCTTCGGCGCGCACCACCGCGGCTTCCAGCGACGGATAAACCTCCGCGCCTTCCAGCAGCAGATCCGGCTGACGGCTGACCACGATGTTCAAGCGGCCCGGCAGCGGACGGCCGAGGGAATCCCAGGTCTTGCGGCCCATGATGATCGGCTTGCCAAGGGTCGTGGCCTTGAAGTATTTGAAGTCCCCCGGCAGGTGCCAGGGCATGCTGTTATCGACGCCGATCACGCGGTTTTCACCGAGGGCTGCGATCAGGCTGAGGGGGAGTGATTTAGTCATGCCGGCGAGGATACCAGAGCCTCGCTTGACCCGATAAGCGCCACAGCGGTTATGCTCACTGCTCAATCGAGCAACGGAATGGCGCGTGACTGAACTGACTCCACTGCAAAACCTCTGGCTGACTGAAACCATCCGCCTGCGCGAAGAACACGCAGGTCCCCTGGAGGATCTGGAAGCCAATCGACTGGCCCGCGCGGCCGGCGGCGATCTGCCGGGCCGTATTCAGCGCCGCGCCGTGTGGCTGGCCGAGCGTGACGGGCTGAGCGCAGCACTCAAGCACTGGCTGCAAGGCGCGCGTCTGGCGCTGGTGCTGTTGGTGATTTTCGCGCTGCTGAGCGGTGCCGGTCTGGCCTTCGCCGCGCTGAGCCAGACACCGGTCAATGTATTCTGGGCCTTGGGCAGCCTGCTCGGATTGAACCTGATTCTGCTGCTGAGCTGGGCGCTGGGGCTGGTCTTTGCCGGCGAACACGGCGCCACCCTCGGCCGATTGTGGCTGTGGCTCAGTGAAAAACTCGCCCGTGACGCGAAAGCTGCGCAACTGGCGCCGGCCCTGCTGCTGATGTTGCAACGCAGGAAACTCAATCACTGGGTCCTCGGTACACTGGTCAATGGCCTGTGGTTGCTGGCGATGCTCAGCGCACTGGTGCTATTGCTGACGCTGATGGCGACCCGGCGCTACGGCTTCGTCTGGGAAACCACAATCCTCAGCGCCGACACCTTTATCAACCTGACCCAAGCCCTCGGCGCGCTGCCGGCGCTGCTCGGCTTCAACGTGCCGACCGTAGAGATGATCCGCGCCAGCGGCGCCGCCGCGCTGGACATCGAAAGCGCGCGACAGGCCTGGGCGACCTGGCTGGTCGGCGTGCTGGTGGTCTACGGCGTGCTGCCGCGCCTGCTGCTGGCCGCGTTGTGTTTCTGGCGCTGGAATCGCGGCAAAGCCGCGCTGACCCTGGACCTGAACCTGCCCGGTTATGCCCAGTTGCGCGAACGCCTGATGCCCACCAGCGAACGCTTGGGCATCAACGACGCCGCACCGCAGCAGTTGCATCGGGTCGAAAGCAGCGTCAGCGAACACGCCAGCGACGGCGCCCTGCTGGTCGGCATCGAACTCGACGATCAACGCTCGTGGCCGCCGGCCCTGCCGAAAACCGTGAGCAACGCCGGAATCCTCGACAGCCGCGAATCGCGCAACAAACTCCTGGAACAACTCAGTCGCTTCCCCCCGGCGCGTCTGCTGATCGCCTGCGATCCACGACGCTCGCCGGATCGCGGCAGCCTCGCGTTGATCGCCGAACTGGCGCGCAACGCCGGCGCCACCCGGGTCTGGCTGTTGCAAGCACCGCCCGGTGAAGCGCTGGACAGCGCCCGCCTCGGCGACTGGCATGTGGCGCTGCAACAACTGGAGCTGCCGTTCGCCGATTGCGCGCCGATGAACTGGCTGGAGAACGGTCATGACTGATGCCCACAAAGCGCCGCTGAAACTCGCGGTGGTCGGCCACACCAACGTCGGCAAGACTTCGCTGCTGCGCACCCTGACCCGCGACGTCGGCTTCGGCGAAGTCTCACACCGCCCGAGCACCACCCGGCATGTCGAAGGGGCGCGGTTGTCGGTGGACGGTGAGCCGCTGCTCGATCTCTACGACACGCCAGGGCTGGAAGACGCCATTGCCCTGCTGGATTTCCTCGAGCGTCTGGAGCGGCCCGGCGAACGCCTCGACGGCCCGGCGCGACTGGCACGGTTTCTCGACGGCAGCGAGGCGCGCCAGCGTTTCGAACAGGAAGCCAAAGTGCTGCGGCAACTGCTCGCCTCTGACGCCGGCCTGTATGTGATCGACGCCCGCGAACCGGTGCTGGCCAAATATCGCGACGAACTGGAAGTGCTCGCCAGTTGCGGCAAACCACTGCTGCCGGTGCTGAACTTCGTCAGCAGCGCCAATCATCGCGAGCCGGATTGGCGCGAAGCGTTGGCGCGGCTTGGCCTGCATGCGCTGGTGCGCTTCGACAGCGTGGCGCCGCCGGAAGATGGCGAGCGGCGCCTGTACGAAAGCCTCGCGCTGCTCTTGGAAAACGCCCGTCCGCAACTGGAACGTCTGATCGCCGATCAACAGGCCCAGCGTCTTGCCCGCCAGCAAAGTGCGGCGCGCCTGATCGCTGAACTGCTGATCGATTGCGCGGCGTGCCGGCGCAGTGTGGTCAGCGAGGCCGAGCAGGAACAGCAAGCCATCAGCGACCTGCGCAAAGCCGTGCGCCAGCGCGAACAGAAATGCGTCGAGGCATTGCTCAAGCTCTACGCGTTTCGCCCGCAGGACGCGGCGGCCAGTGACTTGCCGCTGCTGGATGGGCGTTGGGGCGATGACCTGTTCAACCCGGAAACCCTGAAGCAACTCGGCGTGCGTGTTGGCGGCGGAATTGCAGCAGGCGCTGCAGCCGGGGCTGGCGTGGATTTGCTGGTGGGCGGGATTACCCTCGGTGCGGCGGCATTGGCCGGTGCGATTGCCGGCGGCGCGCTACAGACTGCGCGCAGTTATGGCAGCCGCCTGCTCGGCAAGATCAAGGGCCAGCGCGAATTGACCGTGGATGACGGGGTGTTGCGGTTATTGGCGCTGCGTCAGCGGCAGTTGCTGCTGGCGCTCGATCAGCGCGGGCATGCAGCCATGGACGCGATTCAGGTCGCCACCCCGCAGGACAAGACCTGGCGCGAGGGCAAGTTGCCGGATGCGCTGAGCAAGGCGCGGGCGCATCCGCAGTGGTCTTCGCTCAATCCGCAAGCGAAGTTGAATCAGGCGGAGCGGCAGGAGCAGATTGAGTCTCTGGCTGCAGATCTGTAGCGCCCGGACTGACGCTATCGCTGGCAAGCCAGCTCCCACAGAGCTCTCGGTGAAAACTATTTTTGTGATCAACCGAGATACCTGTGGGAGCTGGCTTGCCAGCGATGGCAGCCACTCGATTCCAAGACCTAAGAAGACAAAAGGCGCACCGCCTTCTCCTTCAATACTCCCAGATCCATCACCGGCACCGCCATTTCCTTGGCCAACTCATCCCACTGCCGCATGCGCAAACTCACGGCACACAACGGATCGCGCTCAAACACATCCGCCTCGGCCTCCGTCATCACCCCGCCCTGATATTCCAGCGTCCGGCGACTCGCTTCACTCAGGCGTTCGAAATACCCCGGCTCACGCAGCGTCAGATACCGCTTGGCCTGTACGTGATACTCCACCAGCCGTGCCATGCGTTCGCTGAATCCGGCCTCACGCAAATAGTCCGCACCCAGTCGTTCATGGCTGACCACGCCATAACCGCCCATGTTCTCGGCCCCCTCGGCACACAAATGGCCGATGTCATGAAAGAATGCCGCCAGCACCACTTCATCATCAAAGCCTTCGGCAATCGCCAGTTCCGCAGCCTGGGACATGTGTTCGATCTGCGACACAGGCTCGCCGATGTAATCGCTGGTGCCGAAGCGCTCGTACAACCCGAATACCCGAGCGACGACTTGTTGGTGATCCATCAGATTTCCTCCAGCAGCTGCGCGACATTGCGTTCGGCCAGTGCCGGGCCGACGCTCATGCCGACGCCGGTGTGCATCAGCGCCACACTCAGCCCCGGGGCCGGGCGCAGCAACGAAAACGGCCCCGGCCCCCGTGCACCATAGACGCCCTGCCAGCGCTCGACCACTTGCACCTTGCAGCCCAGCGTCTGTTCGGCCAGTTCGAGCATCCAGTTGTCGATCTGCTCGGCGTTGAACGGCGACGGATCGCTGCCGTAATGATGCGAGTCGCCGATGATCAGCTCGCCATACGGCGTCGGGCTGATCAGCAGGTGAATGCCGTTGTCGTGCAAGTGCGGTTGCTCGCGCAGGATCTGCGCCTGCACCGCCGCCGCTTGCGGCAGATCGGCGAAGGCGCCGTAGTGCACGCAGCTCAGACCGGTGAGCAAGGCGTGTTGCAGGTTGAGCTCGATCTGCGGTTTGGCGCGGAGCATTTGCAGGCGGCAGATCTGCGGGTCGAGCGCGGCAATCGGCTCGGCCAGCAGGGTCTGATAATCGTGGCCGGAGCAGACGATGATCTGCTTCGCCGTGTAACTGCCGGCAGTGCTGTGCAGGTGCCCCGGTTCGACGTCGCGCACCAGCGTACTGAAGTGAAACTCGACACCGAGGTCGCGGCGCAGATAGTCGATCAACGCGGGGATTGCTTCGCGCGAGTACAGCTGTTGATCGTCGAGGCCGTGCAATGCGGCGCGGTGGTGGCTGAACTGGCCGTGGTACAGATCACGCAGTGCGGCGCCGCGCAGCAAGTCGACGTTATAGCCGTGTTCCACGGCGCGACCGGCGCAGAACGCTTCGAGCAGTTGCTCTTCGGCTTCCGTGCGAGCGAACAGGTACGAGCCGTTGCGCTTGATCTTGAGACCAGCGAGTTGCGCCCAGTAGCCCCAGATGTCGCGGCTGGCCTTGGCGAGTTCAAGCATCTGGCCCGGCGGCTGGCCGGTGACCAGCGCCTGACCGAAGTTGCGCACCGAGGCGCCGAGGGGCGTGGCGGTGCGTTCGAAAACGCTGACCTTGAGGCCGCGTCTGGCGGCGGCGTAAGCGTGGGACAGGCCGAGGATGCCGGCGCCGACGATCAGCAGGTCTTTGTGTTGGGTCATAAAAGCAATCCCGCTTGTGTGGCGAGGGAGCTTGCTCCCGCTCGGCTGCGCAGCAGTCGTAAATTCGGCAGGTGCGCAGTGCCTGACACTACTCGTTTGCAGAATTTGGGACCGCTTCGCGCTCCAGCGGGAGCAAGCTCCCTCGCCACAGGCTGTGTGAGTCGGTTATTTCGCAACGACTTTCTCGGACTTGCCGTCATACCGCTTGCGCCACTCGGTGAGGATCTCGTCGCGGTTCTTCGAGGCCCAGGCGAAGTCGTTCTTGATCAGGCGCTGCTCGTAGTCGGCCGGCAGTTCGGTCTGCGGCTTGGCGATGCCCGGCTGGGCAAGAACCGCGAAGTTCTCCTTGTACAGGTCCATCGCCTCGGCGCTGGCGGAGAAGTCCGCGAGTTTCTTCGCTGCCTCTTCATGCGGCGTGCCTTTGATCACCGCTGTGGCTTCGATTTCCCAGCCCAGGCCTTCCTTCGGCAGAATGATGTCCAGCGGCGCGCCCTGGCGCTTCAGCTGTACGGCTGGATACTCAAAGGAAATGCCGATCGGGAATTCACCCGCCGCCGCAAGTTTGCATGGCTTGGAACCGGAATGAACGTACTGGCCGATGTTCTGGTGCAGACCGTCCATGTAGGCCCAACCCTGCTTCTCGCCAAAGGTTTGCAGCCAGGCGCTGACGTCGAGGAAACCGGTGCCGGACGAAGCCGGGTTCGGCATGACGATCTTGCCCTTGTACTCAGGCTTGGTCAGATCCTGCCAGCTCACCGGTTTGCTCAAGCCCTGCTTCTCGGCTTCGACGGTGTTGAAGCAGATGGTCGCGGCCCACACGTCCATGCCGACCCAGGCTGGCGGGTTGGCGGCGTCGCGGTAGTTCGCGCCGATCTTGCCCAGATCCTTCGGTGCATAGCTTTGCAGCATGCCCTGCTGGTCGAGGATCGCCAGGCTCGACGCGGCCAGGCCCCACACCGCGTCAGCCTGCGGACGGGCCTTCTCGGCCAGCAGTTTGGCAGTGATGATCCCGGTGGAATCGCGCACCCACTTGATCTCGACGTCCGGGTTGGCCTTTTCGAACGCAGCCTTGTAGGCGGTCAGTTGCTCGGCTTCGAGGGCGGTGTACACCGTCAACTCGGTTTTTGCCGCGAAGGCATTCAGGCTGAAAGTAGCGAGCACAGCAGCGGCCAGGGCCATAGGCTTGAACATGATCGTTTTCCTGTCTTGAGTTGAGGTTGGGAAAATCAGTGACCGGGCGCGGTTTGCCGCCAGGCCTGGGAACGGCGCAGCAAGCCGCGCGAAGCCCACGCCAGCAGCAAGGACACGCCCGCCGAGGTGAACAGAATCAGGGTCGACATCGCCGCCGCACCACCGACGTTGCCGGCGTCATCCATGTTCAGCACCGCGACCGCTGCGAGGATGGTGTCGGGGCTGTAGAGGAAGATCGCCGCCGACACCGTGGTCATCGCCGAGACGAACAGGTAGCGCACGATATCCAGCAGCGCCGGCAAACAGATCGGTACGGTGACCCGCAGGTAATGGCGGTACAGCGGCGCCTTGAGCGACAGCGCGGCGGCTTCGAACTCGGCGTCGAGCTGACGCAGCGCGGTGGTGGCGGTCATTTGTGCGGTGGTCAGGTAGTGCGCAATGGTGCAGACGATCAGCAGGGTCATCGTGCCGTACAGCACGTGCAGCGGGTTGCCACTGAGGTTGAAGAAGAAGACGTACCCCAGACCGAGCACCAGCCCCGGCACTGCCATCGGGATGAAACTGAGCATGCGCAACGTCAGGTTGAGGCCGCGTTGGCTGCGGGTTTTCTCCATCAGGTAAGCGCCGGTGAAGATCAGCACGCTGCCGATCAATGCCGTGCCCAGCGCCATCTTCAAGCTGTTGCCGTAGGCCAGCCAGCCACCGCCGGCAGTCTCGTTGAACTGGTAGTGATTGAGCGACAGCGACAGGTTGTACGGCCAGAACTTCACCAGCGACGAAAACACCGCCATGCCGAACACCAGCAGCAACGCCGCGCTGATCAGCAAAACAATCGCCAGATAGCAGGCATCGCGCAATTTCGACGGCGCTGGTTTGAACACTTGAGCGCGGCCGCTCATGGAGTCGCCGTGACGACGACGCAGCCAGGCATCGACGCCAAAGCTGAACAGCGCCGGCAGCAACAGCACCATGCCGATCAGCGCCCCGCGTCCGAATTGTTGCTGGCCGACCACGGCTTTGTAGGCTTCCAGCGCCAGCACTTGATAGTCGCCGCCGACCACCACCGGCACACCGAAATCGGTGATGGTCAGGGTGAACACCAGACAGAACGCAGCGAATACCGCTTGCCGGGTCGCCGGCCAGGTGATGCTGCGGAACGCCTTGGCCGGACTGGCACCCATGCTCGACGCCGCATCGAACAGCCGCGCATCCGCCAGCGACAGCGCCGAAAGCAAAATCATCAGTGCATGCGGGAAGGTGTAGATCACTTCGCCCAGCACAATCCCCCAGAACCCGTAGATGTTGTCCGAGAGCAGCCCGCGCAACATGCCCTGGTTGCCGAACAGATAAACCAGCGCAATCCCCGGCAGCATCGACGGCGCCATCAATGGCAGCAGGGAAATCCCGCGCCAGATGCCCTTGGCCGGAATCAGGGTGCGTTGCAGGGCGTAGGCAAACAGGTAGGCCAGCGGTACGACGATGGCCGCGACGCTGAGGGAAACTTTCAGGCTGTTGCCGAGCAGCCAGTGGAAATTGTCGCTGCTCACCAGCTCCTTGGCGGCGAGCCAGCCACCGCCCTGCCCGGCCTCGCTGCTGAAACCGCGCCAAAAGATCGCCAGCAACGGCAGCAGCACCGCGACACCGAGCAGCAACAGCAGCAGGAGTTTGCCGCCGAGGACAAAAATCCGGTCACCGACCTCGGCGCCGGACACCTGCCGCGCCTGCTTGTGCGGTAGCGGCAGTGCGATGTTCGCGCTCATCAGGCAAACACCTGCAGGCTGCGCGGTGGCAAGGCGACCATGATCTGCTGGGCGCCGAGGCGCGGCATGGCTTCCGGCGCCAGTTCGGCGAGCAGCGAATGGCCCGGCAACTGGTCGAGTTCAAAGCTCATGCGGCAGCGGTTACCAAGGAAAGTGATCTCGCGCACCCTGGCCGGGAACAGGTTTTCTTCGTGCACCAGCGGATTGACGTTGATCGCTTCCGGGCGGCAGAACAACCGGCCCGAAGCGCCGCTCACGCTCCCATCGGCCAGACGCACATCCATCCCGCCAACCCGGGCGTGACTGGCGCTGCTGCGTTGGAACGGCAGCCAGTTGCCCTGCCCGACGAACTCGGCCACGAACGGCGTGGCCGGGCGGTTGTAGATTTCCTGCGGGGTGGCGTACTGCTCGACGCGGCCGTTGTTCATCACGGCGATACGGTCGGCCATCAGCATGGCTTCGTCCTGATTGTGCGTGACCATCAGGGTGGTGATGCCGAGGTTGCGCTGCAGTTGGCGCAGCTCGGTGCACAGATGCTCGCGCACTCGGGCGTCGAGGGCCGACATCGGTTCATCGAGCAACAGCAGCGACGGCGCCGGGGCCAGGGCGCGAGCCAGCGCGACTCGCTGTTGCTGGCCACCGGACAGTTGGCCCGGGTACTTTTTCTCACTGCCGCTGAGGCCGACCAGTTCCAGCATCTGCCCGACGCGACGGCGCACTTCGTCGCGACCACTGCCGGCGAGGCCGTAGGCAATGTTCGCTTCGACCGTCAGATTGGGGAACAGCGCGTAGGACTGGAACAGGATGCCGTAGTCCCGGGCCTGCGGTGCAAGGTGCGAGACATCGCGATCACCGAGGTACAACTCGCCGCTGTCCTGCTTCTCCAGCCCGGCGATGCAGCGCAGCAGCGTGGTCTTGCCGCAACCCGACGGGCCGAGCAGGCACACCAGCTCGCCGGCGGCGACATCGAGGGAGACGTTATCCAGCGCGGTGAACGCGCCGAAGCGCTTCTGTACGCCGCGCACTTTCATCGGCGCACCGGGGTTGGTCAGGGCAGTTGCGATGGCAGGATTCATGGACAGACCTCATCAAGCAGATGGGGCCAATCCTAGAGTTGTAATGCGTCCGTCATGTGGCAGTGAGGCAAAAACGGCCGATAGTGGTATTCGGGGATTTTGGTTCAGGCCTCAAGTCATGTGTTGCCTGGTCTGGCCTCATCGCTGGCAAGCCAGCTCCCACAAGGATCTTCAGTGAATGCAGATTTTGTGAACACCTGAAATACCTGTGGGAGCTGGCTTGCCAGCGATGGGGCCAGTTCGAGCAGTGAAGAAATCAGGCCGGGGACATTTCCTGAGCCAAGCCGAGGAAGGCCGCCGGCAACCGCGCCCCCTTGCGCTCCTTGAGGCAATACAGGTACTCGGGAATCTGCGGCGCATTCTCGATGGTCAGCACCCGCAGTTGCGGATCATGCGGCACTTCCTGGCGGGCAATGATGCTGATGCCGATATTGCGCAGCACCGCCTCGCGGATCGATTCGCGGCTGCCGATCTCCAGCAACGGGCCGAAACTGACCCCGGCGCTTTCCAGCAACTCCTCGGTCAACCGGCGGGTGGTCGAGCCGGATTCGCGCATCAACAACGTATGCCCGGCCAGCGCACTCAACGCCACATGCTCCTGTGCCGCCAGCGGATGGTTGCGATGCACCGCCAGCACCAGTGGATCGCTACCCAATACCCGGCGAATCAAGCGCGCATCCTCAAGCAACTGCGACGAGGCCGCGACATCCACCCGGTAATCCTCCAGCGCTTCGAGCACCTGCTGCGAGTTGCCGATTTCCACCGACACTTCCACTTGCGGCAGACGCTCGCGGAAGGTCTTCACCAGATCGAGGATGTAATACGGCGCGGTCGCAGCGATACGCAACGTGCCCTGCACCTGACCGCTGTTGCGCAGGAAGAACTCGATGTCGGCCTCCTGCTGCAACAGCGCCTTGACCATCGGCAGCAGTCGCGCGCCTTCATCGCTGACACTCAGGCGCCGACCGCCACGGTAGAACAGCTCCACCGAGTACTGGCTTTCCAGATTGCGGATCTGCGTGGTCACGGTGGGTTGGCTGAGGCCGAGCTTTTTCGCCGCCAGCGTGATGCTGCCCAGGCGGGCGACCATGTAAAACGCTTTCAGCTCGGCACTCAGCACAACCATCCCTCATCGTTTATTTGCGCAGCAGGCGCAAACCGTTGAACACCACCAGCAGGCTCACGCCCATGTCGGCGAACACCGCCATCCACATGGTGGCGAGCCCGGCGAAGGTTACCGCAAGAAAGATAGCCTTGATCACCAGGGCCAAGGCGATGTTCTGTTTCAGGATGCTCGCGGTGTCGCGCGACAGGCTGATGAACGCCGGGATCTTGCGCAGATCGTCGTCCATCAGGGCGACATCGGCGGTTTCAATCGCGGTGTCGGTGCCGGCCGCCGCC harbors:
- a CDS encoding LysR family transcriptional regulator, which codes for MLSAELKAFYMVARLGSITLAAKKLGLSQPTVTTQIRNLESQYSVELFYRGGRRLSVSDEGARLLPMVKALLQQEADIEFFLRNSGQVQGTLRIAATAPYYILDLVKTFRERLPQVEVSVEIGNSQQVLEALEDYRVDVAASSQLLEDARLIRRVLGSDPLVLAVHRNHPLAAQEHVALSALAGHTLLMRESGSTTRRLTEELLESAGVSFGPLLEIGSRESIREAVLRNIGISIIARQEVPHDPQLRVLTIENAPQIPEYLYCLKERKGARLPAAFLGLAQEMSPA
- a CDS encoding putative 2-aminoethylphosphonate ABC transporter ATP-binding protein; translation: MNPAIATALTNPGAPMKVRGVQKRFGAFTALDNVSLDVAAGELVCLLGPSGCGKTTLLRCIAGLEKQDSGELYLGDRDVSHLAPQARDYGILFQSYALFPNLTVEANIAYGLAGSGRDEVRRRVGQMLELVGLSGSEKKYPGQLSGGQQQRVALARALAPAPSLLLLDEPMSALDARVREHLCTELRQLQRNLGITTLMVTHNQDEAMLMADRIAVMNNGRVEQYATPQEIYNRPATPFVAEFVGQGNWLPFQRSSASHARVGGMDVRLADGSVSGASGRLFCRPEAINVNPLVHEENLFPARVREITFLGNRCRMSFELDQLPGHSLLAELAPEAMPRLGAQQIMVALPPRSLQVFA